From one Streptomyces sp. SCSIO 30461 genomic stretch:
- a CDS encoding dihydroneopterin aldolase, whose amino-acid sequence MCEWPEGMDTIEIDDLLLRCVIGVRAEERRDRSDVVIGLRIAADTRPAATSDAIEHAWNYRTAVKAVIALVEKSSFHTVEALADAIARCLVAHGTPHVQVTVHKPGALRFARTVGVRIERRAADYPRAAAGQQAEPALQPLAPAPRDHAVPA is encoded by the coding sequence ATGTGTGAGTGGCCCGAAGGCATGGACACCATCGAGATCGACGATCTGCTGCTGCGCTGTGTCATAGGCGTACGGGCAGAGGAGCGGCGCGACCGGTCGGACGTCGTCATCGGCCTGAGGATCGCCGCCGACACACGTCCTGCTGCGACCAGTGACGCGATCGAGCACGCGTGGAACTACCGGACAGCGGTGAAGGCCGTGATCGCCCTCGTGGAGAAGTCGAGTTTCCACACCGTCGAGGCTCTAGCGGATGCCATAGCCCGCTGCCTGGTGGCACACGGAACCCCCCACGTTCAGGTCACGGTTCACAAGCCAGGGGCCCTTCGCTTCGCCCGCACGGTGGGGGTTCGCATCGAACGGCGAGCAGCCGACTACCCGCGGGCGGCGGCCGGGCAACAGGCCGAGCCCGCGCTCCAGCCGCTTGCCCCCGCACCCCGCGACCACGCCGTGCCAGCCTGA
- the folK gene encoding 2-amino-4-hydroxy-6-hydroxymethyldihydropteridine diphosphokinase, with protein sequence MSHDGIYLGIGSNLSPESNISWALAWLGKHGLVQATSPVYRTRPVGIAGAPDFLNLALRVDYAGGDLARLKSLLESLERRCGRTRPEPCYDGWQSRSLDLDILLDGDRVATYGAKPWHVPHPDVLRFAHVAVPLADIAGELIHPQCGVSLADIAAAMPHDGITDLGSSR encoded by the coding sequence ATGTCACACGACGGCATCTACCTCGGCATCGGCTCCAACCTGTCCCCGGAGTCCAATATCAGCTGGGCTCTGGCGTGGCTCGGCAAGCACGGTCTAGTCCAGGCGACCTCCCCGGTGTACCGCACCCGGCCGGTGGGCATCGCCGGCGCTCCGGACTTCCTCAATCTCGCCCTGCGTGTGGACTACGCGGGCGGAGACCTGGCCCGGCTGAAGTCCCTGCTGGAGTCGCTCGAGCGCCGGTGCGGGCGAACCCGGCCGGAGCCCTGCTACGACGGTTGGCAGTCGCGGAGCTTGGACCTCGACATTCTCCTCGACGGAGACCGAGTCGCCACCTACGGCGCGAAGCCCTGGCATGTGCCGCATCCGGACGTCCTCCGCTTCGCGCACGTGGCCGTCCCACTCGCCGACATCGCTGGCGAACTGATTCACCCACAGTGCGGGGTCTCCCTCGCCGACATCGCCGCCGCGATGCCCCACGACGGCATTACTGACCTCGGCTCATCAAGGTGA